Proteins encoded by one window of Natronomonas salsuginis:
- a CDS encoding HalOD1 output domain-containing protein yields MVPDINTDGESAVSETVIEAVAETANVDTTALPPLYYYVESDALNKLFGRRRTGASAITTEFVYDGYEVRVTGGDEITVTVEERPEMEPGAAGIDIE; encoded by the coding sequence TAAATACCGACGGCGAGTCCGCCGTCAGCGAAACCGTGATCGAAGCCGTGGCGGAAACGGCGAACGTCGACACGACGGCCCTCCCCCCGCTGTACTACTACGTTGAGTCCGACGCGCTAAATAAGCTGTTCGGTCGAAGACGAACGGGGGCCTCGGCGATAACGACCGAATTCGTCTACGATGGATACGAAGTCCGAGTCACCGGCGGGGACGAGATCACCGTGACGGTCGAGGAGCGACCCGAAATGGAACCTGGGGCGGCCGGGATCGATATCGAGTGA